From Streptomyces chrestomyceticus JCM 4735, one genomic window encodes:
- a CDS encoding ThuA domain-containing protein yields MLAVTAALLGGAPANASGPGAGLRLPTPPGGENVRVLVFHASAGAEPPTVDAGIEAVERIGRQGPPAEHFAVDATDDASVFTDPRLGTYNAVVFLTGGGDLLDPEQEAGLESYLEAGGGFVGIHDAARTEPYSDWFTGLIGARPAATAPSTAQRAVVETGDRRHPATRDLPVEWTRPDKWLNWATNPSGAVHTVARVRENTYRPGPGANGWDHPVSWCHDYDGGRSFYTGMGGTPDSFREADFRTHLRGALLWTTRLARADCQATIASHYKAERLTAPNQPGKSDQIGEPHGLVTAQDGRVFYIGRGGGDASAPVVTDWNDPAVGKGEGTVHVWDPKTGKATLVGTVSVFGNKGGGDELVKNEEGLLGIELDPAFLTNGWVYLHYTPHSGVDRSTRMAERRVSRFTLDPRTNKLDPASEKVLLKWPVQVHSCCHAGGGMAWDSKNNLYIATGDNNSSRFSDGYAGNNPQPTYKGVAFADARRTAGNTNNLNGKILRIHPEPDGTYTLPEGNLFTGKEPDEGGGKTRGEIYVMGVRNPSRISVDKKTDTLYAGWVGPDATEPSTTWGPAKYDTFAAITHAGNRGWPYCMGDNQPYRDRNLPDPSKPLGWYDCRHLKNESPHNDGLVAVPPAEPNNVWYAPQGGGPDFPRDAEGVPSYKLSEQKLLLPWLKGGGQAAMDGPVFRHDAAATGPGAWPAYWDGKWFVGDFYDGDQPRHALVMDPRTAGSGGLPAHAESLDKIVPVGVNGIRNLMGWTFGPDGALYVLDYGRGFFTSDAKSALWRVTYTGGEPTPRAAELARPGREAGR; encoded by the coding sequence GTGCTGGCCGTGACGGCCGCCCTGCTCGGCGGCGCGCCGGCGAACGCCTCCGGGCCGGGCGCCGGGCTGCGGCTGCCCACCCCGCCGGGCGGTGAGAACGTCCGCGTCCTGGTCTTCCACGCCTCGGCGGGCGCGGAGCCGCCCACCGTCGACGCGGGGATCGAGGCCGTCGAGCGGATCGGCCGCCAGGGCCCGCCCGCCGAGCACTTCGCGGTCGACGCGACCGACGACGCGTCGGTCTTCACCGACCCGCGCCTCGGGACGTACAACGCGGTCGTCTTCCTGACCGGCGGCGGCGATCTGCTCGACCCCGAGCAGGAGGCGGGGCTGGAGAGCTATCTGGAGGCCGGGGGCGGGTTCGTCGGCATCCATGACGCGGCCCGCACCGAGCCGTACTCGGACTGGTTCACCGGCCTGATCGGCGCTCGGCCCGCGGCCACCGCGCCGAGCACGGCCCAGCGGGCCGTCGTGGAGACCGGCGACCGCCGCCATCCGGCCACCCGCGACCTTCCCGTCGAGTGGACGCGCCCGGACAAGTGGCTCAACTGGGCGACCAATCCCAGCGGTGCGGTGCACACCGTGGCCCGGGTACGGGAGAACACCTACCGGCCGGGACCCGGCGCCAACGGCTGGGACCACCCCGTCTCCTGGTGCCACGACTACGACGGCGGCCGGTCGTTCTACACCGGCATGGGCGGCACGCCCGACAGCTTCCGTGAGGCCGACTTCCGTACGCATCTGCGCGGTGCGCTGCTGTGGACCACCCGGCTGGCCCGCGCCGACTGCCAGGCCACCATCGCCTCGCACTACAAGGCCGAGCGCCTGACCGCCCCCAACCAGCCGGGCAAGTCGGACCAGATCGGCGAACCGCACGGCCTGGTGACCGCCCAGGACGGCCGGGTCTTCTACATCGGCCGTGGCGGCGGCGACGCGAGCGCCCCGGTCGTCACCGACTGGAACGACCCGGCCGTCGGCAAGGGCGAGGGCACCGTCCACGTCTGGGACCCGAAGACCGGCAAAGCCACCCTGGTCGGCACGGTGTCCGTCTTCGGCAACAAGGGCGGCGGCGACGAACTCGTCAAGAACGAGGAAGGGCTGCTGGGCATCGAACTGGACCCGGCCTTCCTCACCAACGGCTGGGTCTACCTGCACTACACCCCGCACTCCGGCGTCGACCGGTCCACACGCATGGCCGAGCGCCGCGTCTCCCGCTTCACGCTGGACCCCCGTACGAACAAGCTGGACCCGGCCTCGGAGAAGGTCCTGCTGAAGTGGCCGGTGCAGGTGCACAGTTGCTGCCACGCGGGCGGCGGCATGGCCTGGGACTCCAAGAACAACCTGTACATCGCCACAGGCGACAACAACTCCTCGCGGTTCAGCGACGGTTACGCGGGCAACAACCCGCAGCCCACCTACAAGGGCGTCGCCTTCGCCGACGCGCGGCGCACCGCGGGCAACACCAACAACCTCAACGGCAAGATCCTGCGCATCCACCCCGAGCCGGACGGCACGTACACCCTGCCGGAAGGCAACCTCTTCACCGGCAAGGAGCCGGACGAGGGCGGCGGCAAGACGCGCGGCGAGATCTATGTGATGGGCGTGCGCAACCCGTCGCGCATCTCGGTCGACAAGAAGACCGACACGCTGTACGCGGGCTGGGTCGGGCCGGACGCGACCGAGCCCAGCACCACCTGGGGCCCGGCGAAGTACGACACGTTCGCCGCGATCACCCACGCGGGCAACCGCGGCTGGCCGTACTGCATGGGCGACAACCAGCCGTACCGCGACCGCAATCTGCCCGACCCGTCGAAGCCGCTGGGCTGGTACGACTGCCGGCACCTCAAGAACGAGTCGCCGCACAACGACGGCCTGGTCGCCGTCCCGCCCGCCGAGCCCAACAACGTCTGGTACGCGCCGCAGGGCGGCGGCCCCGACTTCCCGCGCGACGCTGAGGGCGTCCCCAGCTACAAGCTGTCCGAGCAGAAACTGCTGCTCCCCTGGCTCAAGGGCGGCGGCCAGGCCGCGATGGACGGCCCGGTCTTCCGCCACGACGCGGCCGCCACCGGCCCGGGTGCCTGGCCCGCCTACTGGGACGGCAAGTGGTTCGTCGGCGACTTCTACGACGGCGACCAGCCTCGGCACGCCCTGGTGATGGACCCGCGGACGGCGGGCTCCGGCGGTCTGCCCGCGCACGCGGAGAGCCTGGACAAGATCGTGCCGGTCGGCGTGAACGGCATCCGCAACCTCATGGGCTGGACGTTCGGGCCCGACGGCGCGCTGTACGTCCTCGACTACGGGCGCGGCTTCTTCACCTCGGACGCCAAGTCCGCGCTGTGGCGGGTGACCTACACGGGCGGCGAGCCCACCCCGCGCGCAGCGGAACTGGCCCGCCCGGGACGGGAGGCGGGACGATGA
- a CDS encoding protein kinase domain-containing protein, with translation MDGSHTTPPPGVRPGLRIGDWRLAGPIGAGSWGSVYAAEHVGDGRPAAVKILRTDLLAPGQRAWMDELVRREVRFSLEADHPHVVRTHAALTVAVPDHPELDGLTTLVMDRAERSLRDLLADAAGPLPDAPRLLRETADGLAHLHGRGWVHGDLKPANVLLAPDGTVWLADFGLTAELEGTHAYVPPLGSLDHVPPEWWSQRTGQRGATVRPTADVWAYGVLAHQVLTGGRHPFPGRTARARALAAQAYAHGGAPLRLDGRLPPEWRELIADCLLPDHASRARHTAAELSRRVRQLSDAPHAGRRGAARRPVLLTAGAALLAAAAGAGVLLTSDDGPGKAAGAPPSAAPSVSASVAGMLPADSDVPRVLRPYITTAAQRCTEEEVTPALIAAMLKAESGFDPKARRTDEFGIAMWTPSVFRAWAVDGDHDGRKDYWSPPDAIASMGSYLCWLDQRFKANGLRRDLPGLIAAGYRTSSRVVIDTRGVPARTRAYVDQVARHLARYTR, from the coding sequence ATGGACGGATCGCACACCACCCCGCCGCCCGGCGTCCGGCCCGGCCTTCGGATCGGTGACTGGCGGCTGGCCGGGCCGATCGGGGCGGGCAGTTGGGGCAGCGTGTACGCGGCCGAGCACGTCGGCGACGGCCGCCCGGCCGCCGTCAAGATCCTGCGCACCGACCTGCTGGCACCGGGCCAGCGGGCCTGGATGGACGAACTGGTACGCCGCGAGGTGCGGTTCAGCCTGGAGGCCGACCACCCGCACGTCGTACGGACGCATGCCGCGCTCACCGTCGCCGTCCCGGACCACCCGGAGCTGGACGGGCTCACCACCCTGGTCATGGACCGGGCCGAGCGCAGCCTGCGTGACCTGCTCGCCGACGCCGCCGGCCCGCTGCCGGACGCGCCCCGGCTGCTGCGGGAGACCGCCGACGGACTGGCCCACCTCCACGGGCGCGGCTGGGTGCACGGGGACCTGAAACCGGCCAACGTCCTGCTCGCCCCGGACGGCACGGTCTGGCTCGCCGACTTCGGCCTCACCGCCGAACTGGAGGGCACCCACGCCTACGTACCGCCGCTCGGCTCGCTCGACCACGTACCGCCCGAGTGGTGGTCCCAGCGCACCGGACAGCGCGGCGCGACGGTCCGGCCCACGGCCGACGTCTGGGCGTACGGCGTGCTCGCCCACCAGGTGCTCACGGGCGGCCGGCACCCCTTCCCCGGCCGTACCGCACGGGCCCGCGCGCTGGCCGCCCAGGCGTACGCGCACGGCGGCGCGCCCTTGCGGCTGGACGGCCGCCTGCCGCCGGAGTGGCGGGAGCTGATCGCCGACTGCCTGCTGCCCGACCACGCGTCGCGGGCCCGGCACACCGCCGCCGAGCTGTCCCGGCGGGTACGCCAACTGAGCGACGCGCCCCACGCCGGTCGCCGTGGCGCCGCACGCCGCCCGGTGCTGCTGACGGCCGGGGCCGCGCTGCTCGCCGCGGCAGCGGGCGCCGGTGTGCTGCTCACCTCCGACGACGGGCCGGGAAAGGCCGCCGGGGCGCCGCCGTCCGCCGCGCCGTCGGTCTCCGCCTCCGTAGCCGGGATGCTGCCGGCGGACTCCGACGTGCCGAGGGTGCTGCGGCCGTACATCACGACGGCCGCGCAGCGCTGTACGGAGGAGGAGGTGACGCCCGCCCTGATCGCCGCCATGCTCAAGGCGGAGAGCGGCTTCGATCCGAAGGCGCGCCGCACGGACGAGTTCGGCATCGCGATGTGGACGCCCTCGGTGTTCCGCGCCTGGGCCGTGGACGGCGACCACGACGGCCGCAAGGACTACTGGTCGCCGCCCGACGCCATCGCGTCCATGGGCTCCTACCTGTGCTGGCTCGACCAGCGCTTCAAGGCGAACGGGCTGCGCCGCGACCTGCCGGGGCTGATCGCCGCCGGGTACCGCACCAGCAGCCGGGTCGTCATCGACACCCGGGGCGTGCCCGCCCGTACCCGTGCCTACGTGGACCAGGTGGCCCGCCACCTCGCCCGCTACACCCGCTGA
- a CDS encoding OmpL47-type beta-barrel domain-containing protein: MTPRRRWTVLLTALLMLVGLTVTAAHGRPPARPTAPAPPAAQQTLTWTAGDDITKYTTAPTTAVAGRTTIVFENSTATGNTMGMPHTLTFDVSDPRYNNDVQLNIMANPGDAQGGKYTTEVTLTPGTYRYHCTIPGHEQMQGVLVVTAGGGPDTTPPETSATVDGVRNEAGAYVGGATVTVAASDTGSGVATVEYAVGGGAFQPYTAPVLFREPGTYQVRYRATDKAGNTAAEKSAGFTVVAPPGDTVAPRTSATTEGQRNSDGEYLGRATVTVTATDDGSGIATVEYSLDGGPFLAYTAPVVVDRTGRHTVAHRATDRAGNTSEAVRASFTVAPGGGVPAPNCPEWDERRTVVVGTVDTGVPNRVTRNRCTVNELIEDEKDWSSRALFLKHVRTVTARLLADGVLDERESRAVNAAADASGIGTPGHHTGYRDLFDGTKASFDRWRQVGGGAFGLTADGAMTSSSTVPGMGMLWFPRRTYDDFSLKLRFRDDAPGTGNANGGVFVRFPSVDDHPEEPRPEWVAIKYGHEIQILDRPDGDLYKTGSVYGFDRVGLGGAGVTPKGTWNDYEIRVVGQHYSVFRNGVLINEFDNSGGQRFFPPRADDPGTDGRRYATGYLGLQVHGTADVISYRDVRIKEL; encoded by the coding sequence ATGACTCCACGGCGCAGATGGACGGTGCTGCTGACCGCGCTGCTGATGCTCGTCGGCCTGACGGTCACAGCGGCACACGGCCGTCCGCCCGCGCGGCCGACGGCGCCCGCTCCCCCGGCGGCGCAGCAGACCCTGACCTGGACCGCGGGCGACGACATCACCAAGTACACCACCGCCCCGACCACCGCCGTGGCCGGCCGGACCACCATCGTCTTCGAGAACAGTACGGCCACCGGCAACACCATGGGCATGCCGCACACCCTGACCTTCGACGTCTCCGACCCGCGGTACAACAACGACGTGCAGCTCAACATCATGGCCAACCCGGGCGACGCGCAGGGCGGCAAGTACACCACCGAGGTCACCCTGACCCCGGGCACCTACCGCTACCACTGCACCATCCCGGGCCACGAGCAGATGCAGGGCGTCCTGGTGGTCACGGCCGGCGGCGGCCCGGACACCACGCCGCCGGAGACCTCGGCGACGGTGGACGGCGTACGGAACGAGGCCGGCGCGTACGTCGGCGGGGCGACCGTCACGGTCGCCGCCTCGGACACCGGGTCCGGGGTCGCCACCGTCGAGTACGCGGTGGGCGGCGGGGCGTTCCAGCCGTACACCGCGCCGGTGCTGTTCCGCGAGCCCGGCACGTACCAGGTCCGCTACCGCGCCACCGACAAGGCCGGCAACACCGCCGCCGAGAAGTCGGCGGGGTTCACGGTCGTGGCACCACCCGGTGACACGGTGGCGCCACGGACCTCCGCGACCACCGAGGGGCAGCGCAACTCGGACGGCGAGTACCTCGGACGGGCCACGGTGACGGTCACCGCCACGGACGACGGGTCCGGCATCGCCACGGTCGAGTACTCGCTCGACGGCGGACCGTTCCTCGCGTACACGGCGCCCGTCGTCGTGGACCGCACCGGCCGGCACACCGTCGCGCACCGCGCCACCGACCGGGCGGGCAACACCTCCGAGGCGGTACGGGCGTCCTTCACCGTCGCGCCGGGCGGCGGGGTGCCCGCGCCGAACTGCCCCGAGTGGGACGAGCGGCGCACCGTCGTCGTCGGCACGGTCGACACCGGTGTGCCCAACCGCGTCACCCGCAACCGCTGCACCGTCAACGAACTGATCGAGGACGAGAAGGACTGGTCCTCCCGCGCCCTGTTCCTCAAGCACGTCAGGACGGTCACCGCCAGGCTGCTCGCGGACGGTGTGCTCGACGAGCGCGAGAGCCGGGCCGTCAACGCGGCCGCCGACGCCTCCGGGATCGGCACGCCCGGCCACCACACCGGCTACCGCGACCTGTTCGACGGGACGAAGGCGTCCTTCGACCGCTGGCGGCAGGTCGGCGGCGGCGCCTTCGGGCTGACCGCCGACGGCGCGATGACCAGCAGTTCCACGGTGCCGGGCATGGGGATGCTGTGGTTCCCGCGGCGGACGTACGACGACTTCTCGCTGAAGCTGCGGTTCCGCGACGACGCGCCGGGCACCGGCAACGCCAACGGCGGGGTCTTCGTCCGCTTCCCGTCCGTGGACGACCACCCCGAGGAGCCCCGGCCGGAGTGGGTGGCGATCAAGTACGGGCACGAGATCCAGATCCTGGACCGGCCGGACGGTGACCTGTACAAGACGGGCTCGGTGTACGGGTTCGACCGGGTCGGGCTCGGCGGGGCGGGCGTCACGCCGAAGGGCACCTGGAACGACTACGAGATCCGGGTCGTGGGCCAGCACTACTCGGTCTTCCGCAACGGTGTGCTGATCAACGAGTTCGACAACAGCGGCGGGCAGCGGTTCTTCCCGCCACGGGCGGACGATCCGGGGACCGACGGGCGCCGGTACGCCACGGGCTACCTCGGCCTCCAGGTGCACGGGACGGCCGACGTCATCTCCTACCGCGACGTCCGGATCAAGGAACTGTAG
- a CDS encoding SH3 domain-containing protein translates to MRSTAVTRTITKLAVATAATGALVATTGAAHATARTPDTATASHAARQTAAAVCTVNDNGVNFRGGPGETFPVLGKVNAGQKLNLRGQQGNWVMGDLWGGRTGVWIHVAYLNC, encoded by the coding sequence ATGCGCAGCACCGCAGTCACCAGGACGATCACCAAGCTCGCCGTCGCGACCGCCGCCACCGGCGCGCTCGTCGCCACCACCGGCGCCGCCCACGCCACCGCCCGCACACCGGACACCGCCACCGCGTCGCACGCCGCGCGGCAGACCGCCGCCGCGGTGTGCACCGTCAACGACAACGGGGTCAACTTCCGCGGCGGGCCCGGCGAGACCTTCCCGGTCCTGGGGAAGGTCAACGCCGGGCAGAAGCTGAACCTGCGGGGTCAGCAGGGCAACTGGGTGATGGGCGACCTGTGGGGCGGCCGCACCGGCGTCTGGATCCACGTGGCCTACCTGAACTGCTGA
- a CDS encoding lytic polysaccharide monooxygenase auxiliary activity family 9 protein, whose translation MHQKRKIATAVGAALAPLLVVTLPASSASAHGYVNAPASRQAQCAAGTVACGDIKWEPQSVEGPKGLKSCSGGNARFRDLDDDSKGWKATSVGSSQAFTWRLTAQHRTSTWQYFIGSRKIAEINDNGAKPPATVTHNVNFQGIKGKQKVLAVWNVADTANAFYACIDVNIR comes from the coding sequence ATGCACCAGAAGAGGAAGATCGCCACGGCCGTCGGCGCCGCGCTGGCCCCGCTCCTCGTCGTGACCCTGCCCGCGAGTTCGGCGAGCGCCCACGGCTATGTGAACGCCCCGGCCAGCCGGCAGGCGCAGTGCGCGGCGGGCACCGTCGCCTGTGGAGACATCAAGTGGGAGCCGCAGAGTGTCGAGGGCCCCAAGGGCCTGAAGAGCTGCAGCGGCGGCAACGCCCGGTTCCGGGACCTCGACGACGACAGCAAGGGCTGGAAGGCCACCTCGGTGGGCAGCTCCCAGGCGTTCACCTGGCGGCTGACGGCCCAGCACCGCACCAGCACCTGGCAGTACTTCATCGGCAGCCGCAAGATCGCCGAGATCAACGACAACGGCGCCAAGCCGCCGGCCACCGTCACGCACAACGTGAACTTCCAGGGCATCAAGGGCAAGCAGAAGGTCCTCGCCGTCTGGAACGTGGCGGACACCGCCAACGCCTTCTACGCCTGCATCGACGTCAACATACGCTGA
- a CDS encoding SCP2 sterol-binding domain-containing protein yields MAQDVRSLLAELDFASVTPEEFARLVKGLSTKEITALARGELRDRVLGEVFGRMGRQFRPDAAAGVRAVIRWRITGEREAVWETVLADGECTVRRGAGTDAPRLTMTMGDAEFLRLVSGNGNPVTMVLTRKIKVSGDLGLAANMHRYFDIPKV; encoded by the coding sequence GTGGCCCAAGACGTCAGGTCGCTGCTGGCCGAGCTCGACTTCGCGAGCGTCACGCCGGAGGAGTTCGCGCGGCTCGTGAAGGGGCTGTCCACCAAGGAGATCACCGCGCTGGCGCGGGGCGAGCTGCGGGACCGGGTGCTCGGCGAGGTCTTCGGCCGGATGGGGCGGCAGTTCCGTCCCGACGCCGCGGCCGGGGTGCGGGCGGTGATCCGCTGGCGGATCACCGGTGAGCGGGAGGCCGTCTGGGAGACCGTGCTCGCGGACGGGGAGTGCACGGTGCGCCGGGGCGCCGGTACGGACGCGCCGCGGCTGACCATGACCATGGGCGACGCGGAGTTCCTGCGGCTGGTGTCGGGGAACGGCAATCCGGTGACGATGGTCCTCACCCGCAAGATCAAGGTCTCCGGAGACCTGGGGCTGGCCGCGAACATGCACCGGTACTTCGACATCCCCAAGGTGTGA
- a CDS encoding serine/threonine protein kinase, with translation MDTVIVQLPEQVGDGPHGHPGRPRLLRLGPGDTADFGRGAPGAPVAVPLSDPGVSRLAGQLTAAEDYWRLSNFSRVVTYVVENLEGAGEHVKVAPGRLGAPVPFEFSRVLLPAAEGEASFKVFAPEHAYLDGEPYDGVGEPTTLPFALDPTSKYFLVLLALCEPRLRHASSGAVPGVGDVLERLRPLETCRRLTRSAVNYHIDYLASVKLRLRTDGPADPEGLGGGKRDELVAFALRFDLIREEHLALLTPPGGR, from the coding sequence ATGGACACCGTGATCGTACAGTTGCCCGAACAGGTGGGGGACGGGCCGCACGGGCACCCCGGCAGGCCGCGGCTGCTGCGGCTCGGGCCCGGGGACACCGCGGACTTCGGGCGCGGCGCACCGGGCGCCCCGGTGGCCGTGCCGCTGTCCGACCCCGGTGTCTCGCGGCTGGCCGGGCAGCTCACCGCCGCCGAGGACTACTGGCGGCTGTCCAATTTCAGCCGGGTGGTCACCTACGTCGTCGAGAACCTGGAAGGCGCGGGGGAGCACGTCAAGGTCGCGCCGGGACGGCTCGGCGCGCCGGTGCCGTTCGAGTTCTCCCGGGTGCTGCTGCCGGCCGCCGAGGGCGAGGCGTCCTTCAAGGTGTTCGCGCCCGAACACGCCTACCTGGACGGCGAACCGTACGACGGGGTGGGCGAGCCCACGACGCTCCCCTTCGCGCTCGACCCGACCTCGAAGTACTTCCTGGTGCTGCTGGCCCTGTGCGAGCCGCGCCTGCGCCACGCCTCCAGCGGCGCCGTACCGGGCGTCGGGGACGTGCTGGAGAGACTGCGGCCGCTGGAGACCTGCCGGCGGCTGACCCGCTCCGCCGTCAACTACCACATCGACTACCTGGCCTCGGTGAAGCTGCGCCTGCGGACCGACGGCCCGGCGGACCCGGAGGGCCTGGGCGGCGGCAAGCGCGACGAACTCGTCGCCTTCGCGCTGCGCTTCGACCTGATCCGCGAGGAGCACCTCGCCCTGCTGACCCCACCGGGCGGACGGTGA
- a CDS encoding SDR family NAD(P)-dependent oxidoreductase: MTETTGTGTGAGTERGAAGGGLLDGKVLLITGAGRGIGAAAARLFAREGAAVVLTARTGPELAAVTEEVRAAGGTADHVVADLADPAAVQRAVDTAVERHGRLDGAFNNAGMGIGHAPLAEIPVEEFDRITAVNHRGVWLAMAAEIRAITATAGSGAIVNNSSVGSLKPSAGMSLYGASKRAVNSLTQTAAVEYGPQGIRVNAVAPGTTMTAMIEDWAAREPDVVDRLTARTPLRRAAAPDEVAQAAAWLLSDRASYVTGAILPVDGGLTI, from the coding sequence ATGACGGAGACGACGGGCACGGGCACGGGTGCGGGTACGGAACGCGGCGCGGCCGGCGGCGGCCTGCTGGACGGCAAGGTCCTGCTGATCACCGGCGCGGGACGCGGCATCGGCGCCGCCGCGGCACGGCTGTTCGCGCGGGAGGGGGCCGCGGTCGTACTGACCGCGCGGACCGGGCCGGAGCTGGCCGCGGTGACCGAGGAGGTACGGGCCGCGGGCGGCACCGCGGACCACGTCGTCGCGGACCTGGCGGACCCGGCCGCCGTACAGCGGGCGGTGGACACGGCGGTGGAGCGCCACGGCCGCCTGGACGGCGCGTTCAACAACGCGGGCATGGGCATCGGGCACGCCCCGCTCGCCGAGATCCCCGTCGAGGAGTTCGACCGGATCACCGCCGTCAACCACCGGGGTGTCTGGCTGGCGATGGCCGCCGAGATACGGGCGATCACCGCCACCGCGGGCAGCGGCGCCATCGTGAACAACAGCAGCGTCGGCAGCCTGAAGCCGTCCGCCGGGATGAGCCTGTACGGCGCCTCCAAGCGGGCCGTGAACAGCCTCACCCAGACCGCCGCCGTCGAGTACGGCCCGCAGGGCATCCGCGTCAACGCCGTCGCCCCCGGCACCACCATGACCGCCATGATCGAGGACTGGGCCGCCCGCGAACCGGACGTGGTCGACCGGCTCACGGCCCGTACCCCGCTGCGCCGCGCGGCCGCCCCCGACGAGGTGGCGCAGGCCGCCGCCTGGCTGCTCAGCGACCGGGCCTCGTACGTGACGGGCGCGATCCTGCCCGTCGACGGCGGCCTGACGATCTGA
- a CDS encoding multicopper oxidase domain-containing protein translates to MTEELDVPRRRFNRRLLAGGAAVAALGTAAAPVVAPAAPPAAAAGRPARARRTAVAAGAVKHLKLYIEELPGGQLGYGLEKGKATIPGPAIELVEGDTLHIECENTLKTAASLHVHGLDYDVAGDGTRMNRSHLEPGATRTYTWRTHAPGRRADGTWRAGSAGYWHYHDHVVGTEHGTGGIRRGLYGPVVVRRAGDPLPDRQFTIVFNDMTINNLPKGPDFRATVGERVEIISITHGEYYHTFHVHGHRWADNRTGILEGPDDPSRVIDNKITGPADSFGFQFLAGEGVGAGAWMYHCHVQSHSDMGMAGLLLIAKPDGTIPGHDGHDGQGGQHGQAGHGGHGGHGETPS, encoded by the coding sequence ATGACCGAGGAACTTGACGTCCCCAGGCGCCGTTTCAACCGCCGTCTCCTCGCCGGGGGCGCCGCCGTCGCCGCACTCGGCACGGCGGCAGCCCCGGTCGTGGCTCCGGCCGCGCCCCCGGCCGCGGCTGCCGGGCGTCCGGCGCGGGCCCGCCGTACCGCGGTCGCCGCGGGCGCGGTCAAGCACCTCAAGCTCTACATCGAGGAACTGCCGGGCGGACAGCTCGGCTACGGCCTGGAGAAGGGGAAGGCGACCATACCGGGCCCGGCGATCGAGCTGGTCGAGGGCGACACGCTGCACATCGAGTGCGAGAACACCCTGAAGACCGCGGCCAGTCTGCACGTGCACGGCCTCGACTACGACGTGGCCGGCGACGGCACCCGGATGAACCGCAGCCACCTGGAACCGGGCGCCACCCGTACGTACACCTGGCGCACCCACGCCCCCGGCCGGCGCGCGGACGGCACCTGGCGGGCGGGCAGCGCGGGCTACTGGCACTACCACGACCATGTCGTGGGCACCGAGCACGGCACCGGTGGCATCCGCCGGGGCCTGTACGGGCCGGTGGTCGTACGGCGGGCCGGTGATCCGCTGCCCGACCGGCAGTTCACCATCGTCTTCAACGACATGACGATCAACAACCTGCCGAAGGGGCCGGACTTCCGGGCCACGGTGGGGGAGCGCGTCGAGATCATCTCGATCACCCACGGCGAGTACTACCACACCTTCCACGTGCACGGTCACCGCTGGGCGGACAACCGCACCGGCATCCTGGAGGGCCCGGACGACCCCAGCCGGGTCATCGACAACAAGATCACCGGCCCGGCCGACTCCTTCGGCTTCCAGTTCCTGGCGGGCGAGGGCGTGGGCGCCGGCGCGTGGATGTACCACTGCCACGTCCAGAGCCACTCCGACATGGGGATGGCCGGACTGCTCCTGATCGCGAAGCCGGACGGGACGATCCCCGGGCACGACGGGCACGATGGCCAGGGCGGACAGCACGGTCAAGCCGGGCACGGAGGCCACGGAGGCCACGGAGAGACGCCGTCGTAA